The genome window TTTCATCGCTTTACCGTCCGCAAAGCGCCTCCATGAAATGTTTCCGGCAGAGTGCCGACTGAAAAAGCCTTGTGCGGGTTACGGGGTGGCCAGGTGGTGCATATCCTGTGCTTGCGCATGTGGGGGCGAGCGCTAGTCTCCGCCTCCATGCATTCTGTTCTTGTCGTGACGATCAGCGGTGATGACCGCTCTGGTTTGGTGGAGGAGCTGGCTGACGTGATTGCCCTGCACGGCGGCAACTGGGAGCATTCCCGGATGGCACATCTGGCCGGGCATTTCGTGGGCTTGCTGCAGGTCAGCGTTCCGGGAGACCGGCAACAAGATCTGGAAGTCGCCATGCGCACGATCCAGGACCTGGATGTCATGATTGTTGCGGGCGAAGCGGGCGAGCCGGGCCTGGTCAACCAATTCGACTTGGAGATCGTAGGGAGCGACCACCCGGGCATCGTCCGGGATGTTTTTGCCGCGCTGGCCTATGCCAAGGTCAATGTGGAGGAGCTCAGCACCTCGACCGAGACCGCTCCGGATACCGGGGCGACCTTGTTCCGGGCGAAAGCACGT of Coraliomargarita parva contains these proteins:
- a CDS encoding glycine cleavage system protein R, translated to MHSVLVVTISGDDRSGLVEELADVIALHGGNWEHSRMAHLAGHFVGLLQVSVPGDRQQDLEVAMRTIQDLDVMIVAGEAGEPGLVNQFDLEIVGSDHPGIVRDVFAALAYAKVNVEELSTSTETAPDTGATLFRAKARLACVPDADRDAIRLRLEEIAADILVDVRLLD